A window from Primulina huaijiensis isolate GDHJ02 chromosome 13, ASM1229523v2, whole genome shotgun sequence encodes these proteins:
- the LOC140991259 gene encoding uncharacterized protein has translation MTFPPQNLQNFQGFGNSMNHPNYAPRDPYQPLPAEYWQNMSHPYFTPPVVHGYSTPHTNIMPFTSLMSNEPATPTFVPETQLSDRESPIEVVNLEKTVSNAEGSRKRSNWTKIEDEVLARSFVTISDDPIIGNDQKADAFWGRVASYYNENRPPGSNTRSANVIRSHWHNTIQKKVYRFNANYSSVYSSYRSGHSDEDILRFAYEKYRSENNGVAFNLEHVWRIVKDRPMFTPQSADHYVATKKTKTSESSRKQATPPLTKR, from the coding sequence ATGACGTTTCCTCCCCAAAATCTTCAAAATTTCCAAGGTTTTGGAAATTCTATGAATCATCCGAATTATGCCCCTCGAGATCCATATCAACCGCTTCCAGCCGAATATTGGCAAAACATGAGTCATCCGTATTTCACGCCGCCGGTTGTTCATGGATATAGTACCCCGCACACAAATATTATGCCTTTCACATCTCTGATGTCGAATGAACCTGCAACTCCGACTTTTGTCCCGGAGACGCAACTTTCTGATCGTGAATCCCCAATTGAGGTGGTCAATTTAGAAAAAACGGTTTCAAATGCTGAGGGTTCAAGAAAGCGTTCAAATTGGACAAAGATTGAAGACGAGGTGTTAGCGAGAAGTTTTGTCACTATCAGCGATGATCCAATAATTGGCAATGATCAAAAGGCGGATGCTTTTTGGGGACGTGTTGCAAGCTACTACAATGAGAATCGTCCCCCAGGTTCAAACACCAGAAGTGCAAATGTTATACGGTCGCATTGGCACAATACAATCCAAAAGAAGGTATATCGGTTCAACGCAAATTATAGTAGTGTTTACAGTTCATATCGAAGTGGTCACAGTGACGAAGATATATTGAGGTTTGCGTACGAAAAATATCGATCCGAAAACAATGGTGTTGCATTCAATCTCGAGCATGTGTGGAGAATTGTTAAAGACCGTCCAATGTTTACTCCACAGTCCGCTGATCACTATGTGGCCACAAAGAAGACGAAGACTTCAGAGTCGAGTCGGAAGCAAGCAACACCTCCTCTAACCAAGAGGTGA
- the LOC140990953 gene encoding pentatricopeptide repeat-containing protein At1g05600, which yields MNIRWPRILSPTQLSHILRGQKNPIKALEIFNEAKCRYPSYRHNGPVYAAMIRILGSAGRLSEMKEVINQMKDDSCQCQDSLFAGIIKTYSRAGLFDEAISLFNSLREFNCVNFTESFNTLLEIMLKESKPEASYHVFLENFKGWEIKNQTRSLNLLISALCEIKRSDLALQILQEMRYQVCTPNRETYRILMRGLCEEGRVTEGTHLLYSMFWMISQKGCGADVAIYRTLLDTLCDNGEVQEAVKILDKILRKGLKAPKKHRNLDFSNIHNEDELDVRQVKCLINGALIKGGVPSTDGYNAMAIDLYAEGRINEGDNVLQEMYLKGFRPSLRIFEAKVAALFTAGRVNEAIEVVEMEMTEKNCVPNVRLHNIVMKGLCNVSESLQALRYFEKASRKAGCAPDKEMYVNLVNGLCCDGKYMEASKMLEKMLINSFWPRDEVYNELIQGLCLIGKPYIAVMWLEEMLSQAKIPDIAVWCSLVSSVCYESHQSRVLYAILDE from the coding sequence ATGAATATAAGATGGCCGAGGATTTTGAGCCCTACCCAACTCTCACACATACTTCGGGGCCAGAAAAACCCAATAAAGGCTTTGGAAATTTTCAATGAAGCTAAATGCAGATATCCAAGTTACCGCCACAATGGTCCTGTCTATGCAGCGATGATCAGAATCCTAGGAAGTGCTGGAAGATTGTCAGAGATGAAAGAAGTTATCAATCAAATGAAAGATGACTCTTGCCAGTGTCAAGATTCACTTTTTGCCGGCATAATAAAAACTTATTCGAGAGCTGGTTTGTTTGATGAAGCAATCTCTCTGTTTAATAGTCTTCGGGAATTCAATTGTGTAAACTTTACGGAATCTTTCAATACTCTGTTAGAAATAATGTTGAAAGAATCCAAGCCAGAAGCTTCTTATCATGTTTTCTTAGAGAATTTCAAAGGTTGGGAAATCAAGAATCAGACCCGTTCCTTGAACTTGTTGATTTCTGCTCTTTGTGAGATAAAACGCTCCGACCTTGCTTTACAGATTTTGCAGGAAATGCGTTACCAAGTATGCACTCCCAATAGGGAAACCTATAGGATTTTAATGAGGGGTTTGTGTGAAGAAGGAAGAGTTACTGAAGGTACTCATTTGTTGTACTCCATGTTTTGGATGATTTCTCAAAAGGGCTGTGGTGCTGATGTCGCTATTTATAGAACACTGTTGGATACTTTGTGTGACAACGGAGAAGTTCAAGAGGCTGTCAAAATTCTTGATAAGATCTTGAGGAAAGGTCTCAAGGCTCCAAAAAAACAccgcaatcttgattttagtAATATTCATAATGAAGATGAACTTGATGTTCGACAGGTAAAATGTTTGATAAATGGGGCTTTGATCAAAGGCGGAGTTCCTAGTACAGATGGATATAACGCAATGGCTATCGATCTTTATGCGGAAGGAAGGATCAACGAAGGAGACAACGTGCTCCAAGAAATGTACCTAAAGGGCTTTAGGCCATCTTTGCGAATATTCGAAGCTAAAGTAGCAGCTTTATTTACTGCTGGTAGAGTCAATGAAGCAATAGAAGTAGTTGAAATGGAAATGACCGAGAAAAATTGTGTTCCAAATGTTAGGTTGCATAATATTGTGATGAAGGGATTGTGCAACGTGAGTGAATCTTTGCAGGCACTAAGGTATTTCGAGAAAGCGTCTAGGAAAGCTGGTTGTGCTCCTGATAAAGAAATGTACGTAAATCTTGTTAACGGACTGTGTTGTGATGGAAAATACATGGAAGCAAGTAAGATGTTGGAAAAGATGCTTATTAACTCGTTCTGGCCGAGAGATGAAGTATACAATGAACTTATCCAGGGTCTTTGCTTGATAGGAAAGCCGTACATTGCTGTTATGTGGTTAGAGGAGATGCTTAGCCAAGCTAAAATCCCGGATATAGCTGTGTGGTGTTCATTGGTATCTTCTGTATGTTACGAGAGCCATCAGTCTCGGGTATTGTATGCGATTCTAGACGAGTAA
- the LOC140956377 gene encoding tetraspanin-15: MAENTNNNPPETLAITVTEEKNYINEPKLEEKPISTSKTPLKSLQMRHLVLPLALVTFLLSLPFLFQSIWLIYVQQYDCEGLLKSLPRLQVVVAIGLIVTFFVSNGVVYLRTRFPAPGLILVMVPLVVMFIVGISFGGSFKMETRQIPASPRWLKMKVNSNSNWNNIKSCLYDTRICRDLEARTYNLKFYDFSTSKLSPLESGCCKPPSICEMEYVNATYWNKSNKEIYTGRGSDMDMDVPYDEDCDFWRNDETILCYDCHNCKEGFLKTLEGKWLKLGTFLVVLSVLLMISHLLLFIGTMLEQNGG, from the exons ATGGCAGAAAACACTAACAATAATCCCCCAGAGACATTAGCAATCACAGTAACGGAAGAAAAGAATTACATCAATGAGCCAAAATTGGAGGAAAAACCAATATCGACATCCAAAACCCCACTAAAATCACTTCAAATGAGGCATCTTGTGCTCCCATTAGCCTTGGTCACTTTCCTTCTTTCACTTCCATTCCTTTTCCAATCGATATGGCTTATCTACGTGCAACAATACGATTGCGAAGGGCTGTTGAAAAGTTTGCCGAGATTGCAAGTTGTGGTAGCCATCGGTTTGATCGTCACGTTCTTCGTCAGCAATGGTGTTGTATACTTGAGGACTCGGTTTCCGGCCCCAGGGCTGATCCTGGTGATGGTTCCACTGGTGGTGATGTTCATTGTCGGGATTAGTTTTGGGGGAAGCTTTAAGATGGAGACACGACAAATCCCGGCGTCTCCTAGGTGGCTCAAGATGAAGGTGAATAGCAATAGCAATTGGAATAATATCAAGTCTTGCTTGTATGATACAAGGATATGCAGGGATTTGGAAGCTAGAACATATAACCTCAAGTTTTATGATTTCAGTACAAGTAAATTGTCTCCACTTGAG TCCGGTTGCTGCAAGCCACCATCTATATGTGAAATGGAATACGTGAATGCAACTTATTGGAACAAAAGCAACAAAGAAATCTACACAGGCAGGGGCTCCGACATGGATATGGACGTCCCATACGACGAAGACTGTGATTTTTGGAGGAACGATGAGACAATTTTATGCTACGATTGCCATAATTGCAAGGAAGGGTTTCTAAAAACATTGGAGGGTAAATGGTTGAAACTTGGGACGTTCCTCGTTGTTTTGTCTGTTTTACTTATGATATCACATCTCTTGCTCTTTATTGGTACAATGTTGGAGCAGAATGGAGGTTAG